GGCGGGCGAGGATGCCGCGGCCGAGATTCACGAGGTGTTGCTGGACATTTCCATTTTGCTGTACCCGCTGGCACGCCTCGGCTATGGCGCCCACGATGAACTCTTTTTGCTGCGACGCCTCCATTCCCATTACCACCTCGACCAAGCCGCCCAATTCGATGAGGCGGCGGGCGCGTTCGCGGCGTTCCCGCTGCTTCTGCGCGTATGTCAGCGCCCTCAGTTCTTCGGTAATTTTTTCCTTTTTTTCCAAGAGTTTCTGTTTCCGGAGTTCGATACTTTCGGGCATTTTTATTTCCTCCTTTTCTGGTAAAATTTTCTAAAAAATGGATCGTCAAAGTAGCGAATTTTCTCCGCCATGATCGGCGGCCGGTTCGCAATGAGAATGATTTCTTTTTCCCGGTCCAACGCCCGCACCTCGGCCGGATCAAGCAGCGGCCGGCCGGTTTCGCTTTCAGACAGACTTTGCCTCGCCAGCGGGCCAAAACCCGAGTAGGTCTGCGAATTCACTC
This sequence is a window from Sporolituus thermophilus DSM 23256. Protein-coding genes within it:
- the traD gene encoding conjugal transfer protein TraD; its protein translation is MPESIELRKQKLLEKKEKITEELRALTYAQKQRERRERARRLIELGGLVEVVMGMEASQQKEFIVGAIAEACQRVQQNGNVQQHLVNLGRGILARRAAEKAAKKNE